Proteins encoded together in one Nocardioides marinisabuli window:
- a CDS encoding YciI family protein gives MRYLMLVCRDTTDSPAPPTQADRDGAPDVEQWWKAANESGSYVLGDRLRPAAEAMTVRVRGGELLVTQGPFTETSELVAGFDVLECDSAQQAVEIASGHALAHAGAIELRAMWPFEDEGEARA, from the coding sequence ATGAGATACCTGATGCTGGTTTGCCGAGATACTACTGACTCACCGGCGCCGCCCACGCAGGCTGACCGTGACGGCGCCCCGGACGTGGAGCAGTGGTGGAAGGCCGCGAACGAGAGCGGGTCCTACGTGCTGGGGGACCGGCTACGTCCCGCTGCGGAGGCCATGACCGTGCGTGTCCGAGGTGGTGAGCTGCTGGTGACGCAGGGGCCTTTCACCGAGACAAGTGAGCTGGTCGCCGGCTTCGACGTGCTGGAGTGCGACTCGGCACAGCAGGCGGTCGAGATCGCGTCCGGTCACGCGTTGGCGCACGCCGGTGCGATCGAGCTTAGGGCGATGTGGCCGTTCGAAGACGAGGGGGAGGCCCGAGCATGA
- a CDS encoding metallophosphoesterase → MMLGLIGDLEGEREAAVDCLRLLGERGDIAVACQLGDLRFGYGPDPEGYLDAIESMCAEYEIELLCITGNHENWALLDALWADARWQNEDGTLRPIAVRHHVKMLPRGFRWQLGGRSFVALGSAPSVNRGLLTEGVDWWPSEALREEHVQATIAGGYADVMLTHDSPALPYCTATVADIMASNPMGWPDEILAYADDGIEKVTRAVLGVQPRLVAHGHFHVAGEAEVRLPNTDHNTTIWSLAARRDPGTLRVLDLDTLTDPLADPVS, encoded by the coding sequence ATGATGCTGGGGCTGATCGGCGACTTAGAGGGCGAACGCGAGGCTGCGGTCGACTGTCTCAGGCTGCTGGGCGAGCGGGGCGACATCGCTGTGGCCTGCCAGTTGGGTGACCTTCGGTTTGGGTATGGCCCGGACCCAGAGGGCTATCTCGACGCCATCGAGTCGATGTGCGCTGAGTACGAGATCGAACTGTTGTGCATTACCGGAAACCACGAGAACTGGGCGCTCCTCGATGCCCTATGGGCGGACGCGAGATGGCAGAACGAGGACGGCACATTGCGCCCGATAGCCGTGCGCCATCACGTGAAGATGCTGCCCCGAGGGTTCCGTTGGCAGTTGGGTGGCCGCTCGTTCGTTGCCCTGGGGAGTGCGCCGTCAGTGAACCGGGGTCTGCTGACTGAGGGAGTCGATTGGTGGCCCTCTGAGGCGCTCCGTGAGGAACACGTGCAGGCAACGATCGCTGGCGGCTATGCGGACGTCATGCTCACCCACGACAGTCCCGCCCTGCCCTACTGCACTGCGACAGTCGCCGACATCATGGCCAGCAACCCCATGGGCTGGCCCGACGAGATCCTGGCCTACGCCGACGACGGCATCGAGAAGGTCACTCGGGCCGTGCTGGGCGTACAGCCACGACTGGTGGCGCACGGGCACTTCCACGTCGCAGGCGAGGCTGAAGTTCGGTTGCCGAACACCGACCACAACACGACGATCTGGTCTCTGGCGGCGCGGCGGGATCCCGGCACCCTACGAGTCCTCGACCTCGACACCCTTACCGACCCGCTGGCCGACCCGGTGTCCTGA
- a CDS encoding class I SAM-dependent RNA methyltransferase, with protein sequence MSRHPRARRQRGRSRVGERFEVEVGPVAHGGHCVARVPSSTAPDAPLRVVFVRHALPGERVVLQITEGTDGDTFWRADAVEVLEASPERVTPPCPFAGPGLCGGCDFQHVSLPHQRALKTAVVREQLARLAKIESDVEVEAVAGDLPEQLAGLRWRTRVSYVDLGDGRRGMRKHRSRATVAVDDCRIAHPDAREPAPGSVEEQVALGAGEHRFAVAADGFWQVHPGAPATLVSTVLEMLEPAAGERVLDLYAGVGLFARFLADAVGPEGEVVAVEGDRTASLHARTNLAGAPARVETACGDVAEVLASSYDEPFDLVVLDPPREGAKRAVVDAVVARSPRRIAYVACDPAALARDLGLLAERGYELKALRAFDLFPMTSHTECVALLEPANHCAPLR encoded by the coding sequence GTGAGCCGCCACCCGCGCGCCCGGCGCCAGCGCGGCCGCTCCCGGGTCGGCGAGCGCTTCGAGGTCGAGGTCGGACCGGTCGCGCACGGCGGCCACTGCGTGGCCCGGGTGCCCAGCAGCACCGCCCCCGACGCCCCGCTGCGGGTGGTCTTCGTGCGCCACGCCCTGCCGGGAGAGCGGGTGGTCCTCCAGATCACCGAGGGCACCGACGGCGACACGTTCTGGCGCGCCGACGCGGTCGAGGTGCTCGAGGCCTCGCCCGAGCGGGTCACGCCGCCGTGCCCCTTCGCCGGCCCCGGGCTCTGCGGCGGCTGCGACTTCCAGCACGTCTCGCTGCCCCACCAGCGCGCGCTCAAGACCGCCGTGGTGCGCGAGCAGCTCGCCCGGCTGGCCAAGATCGAGAGCGACGTCGAGGTCGAGGCGGTCGCCGGCGACCTGCCCGAGCAGCTCGCCGGACTGCGCTGGCGCACCCGGGTCTCGTACGTCGACCTCGGGGACGGACGCCGCGGGATGCGCAAGCACCGCTCGCGCGCGACCGTCGCGGTCGACGACTGCCGCATCGCCCACCCCGACGCCCGCGAGCCGGCTCCGGGATCGGTGGAGGAGCAGGTCGCCCTCGGCGCGGGGGAGCACCGCTTCGCCGTGGCCGCCGACGGCTTCTGGCAGGTGCACCCCGGGGCGCCCGCCACGCTCGTGAGCACCGTCCTGGAGATGCTGGAGCCGGCCGCGGGGGAGCGGGTGCTCGACCTCTACGCCGGTGTCGGCCTCTTCGCGCGCTTCCTCGCCGACGCGGTCGGCCCCGAGGGCGAGGTCGTGGCCGTCGAGGGCGACCGCACCGCGAGCCTGCACGCGCGCACCAACCTCGCCGGCGCCCCGGCCCGCGTCGAGACCGCCTGCGGCGACGTCGCCGAGGTGCTCGCGTCGTCGTACGACGAGCCGTTCGACCTGGTGGTGCTCGACCCGCCCCGTGAGGGCGCCAAACGGGCCGTCGTCGACGCCGTGGTGGCCCGGTCGCCGCGCCGGATCGCCTACGTGGCCTGCGACCCCGCAGCGCTCGCGCGGGACCTGGGGCTGCTGGCCGAGCGGGGGTACGAGCTGAAGGCGTTGCGGGCCTTCGACCTCTTTCCGATGACCAGCCACACGGAATGCGTAGCGCTGCTGGAGCCTGCGAACCATTGCGCGCCGCTGCGGTGA
- a CDS encoding APC family permease, translating to MSVGDVSKRILLGRKLRSSQLGETLLPKRIALPVFASDALSSVAYAPDEVFIMLSLAGASAYVWSWKVALAVAVVMAAVIASYRQTVHAYPSGGGDYEVAKVNLGVTAGTTVASALLVDYVLTVAVSISAGAQYAASAVPALSGHEATFACGLVLLLMAMNLRGIRESGAFFAVPTYAFMVAMGVMVGWGLWQWWNDDLLAAESADITITPASGFEEPLTTIGLMLLLARAFSSGAAALTGVEAISNGVPAFRRPKSRNAATTLALLGAIAIAMMISVIVLAREIGVRLVDPDEFDRLSRGGAPLPEDYDQHTVISQIAESVFNGFPPGFYFTVTVTGIILVLAANTAFNGFPVLGSILAQDGLAPRALGSRGDRLAYSNGIVFLAGMAIALIWLFDAEPTRLIQLYIVGVFVSFNLSQLGMIRHWTRELQSETDPGARHRMQRSRLINTIGLAFTAVVLVIVLITKFLAGAWITILAMGIFFVLMRGIHQHYERVAAELAADEEDRVLPTRVHAIVLVSKLHKPTLRALAFAQASRPNTLEGVYVATDSVATARLMEEWDERRMDVPLKVLHSPYRELVRPVVEYATEIRRANPRGVVAVYIPEYVVGRWWEQLLHNQTALRLKGRLLFTPGVMVTSVPYQLQSSQIAREREARDEFRVRPGDLRSGRVDPRGKRGSRR from the coding sequence GTGAGTGTCGGAGACGTCTCCAAGCGGATCCTCCTGGGGCGCAAGCTGCGCAGCTCCCAGCTGGGGGAGACGCTGCTCCCCAAGCGCATCGCGCTGCCCGTGTTCGCCTCCGACGCGCTGTCGTCGGTGGCCTACGCGCCCGACGAGGTCTTCATCATGCTCTCGCTGGCCGGCGCGTCGGCGTACGTGTGGTCGTGGAAGGTCGCGCTGGCGGTCGCGGTCGTGATGGCCGCGGTGATCGCCTCCTACCGCCAGACCGTGCACGCCTACCCCTCCGGCGGTGGCGACTACGAGGTGGCCAAGGTCAACCTCGGGGTCACCGCCGGTACGACGGTGGCCAGCGCGCTGCTGGTCGACTACGTGCTCACGGTGGCGGTCTCGATCTCGGCGGGCGCGCAGTACGCCGCGTCCGCGGTGCCGGCGCTGAGCGGGCACGAGGCCACCTTCGCCTGCGGGCTGGTGCTGCTGCTGATGGCGATGAACCTGCGCGGCATCCGCGAGTCGGGGGCGTTCTTCGCGGTGCCGACGTACGCCTTCATGGTCGCGATGGGCGTGATGGTCGGCTGGGGCCTGTGGCAGTGGTGGAACGACGACCTGCTGGCCGCCGAGAGCGCCGACATCACGATCACGCCGGCCAGCGGCTTCGAGGAGCCGCTGACGACGATCGGCCTGATGCTCCTGCTGGCCCGGGCCTTCTCCTCGGGCGCGGCGGCGCTGACCGGTGTCGAGGCGATCTCCAACGGGGTGCCCGCCTTCCGACGCCCCAAGAGCCGCAACGCTGCCACGACCCTGGCGCTGCTGGGCGCGATCGCGATCGCGATGATGATCAGCGTCATCGTGCTGGCCCGCGAGATCGGCGTGCGCCTGGTCGACCCCGACGAGTTCGACCGGCTCTCGCGCGGCGGCGCGCCGCTGCCCGAGGACTACGACCAGCACACGGTGATCTCGCAGATCGCCGAGTCGGTCTTCAACGGCTTCCCGCCGGGCTTCTACTTCACCGTCACCGTCACCGGCATCATCCTGGTGCTGGCGGCCAACACGGCGTTCAACGGCTTCCCGGTGCTCGGCTCGATCCTGGCCCAGGACGGCCTGGCCCCCCGGGCGCTCGGCTCGCGCGGCGACCGGCTGGCCTACTCCAACGGCATCGTCTTCCTCGCCGGCATGGCGATCGCCCTGATCTGGCTCTTCGACGCCGAGCCCACCCGGCTCATCCAGCTCTACATCGTGGGTGTCTTCGTCTCCTTCAACCTCTCGCAGCTCGGCATGATCCGGCACTGGACGCGCGAGCTGCAGAGCGAGACCGACCCGGGGGCGCGGCACCGGATGCAGCGCTCGCGACTCATCAACACGATCGGCCTGGCCTTCACCGCCGTCGTGCTGGTCATTGTGCTCATCACCAAGTTCCTGGCCGGCGCCTGGATCACCATCCTGGCGATGGGCATCTTCTTCGTGCTCATGCGCGGCATCCACCAGCACTACGAGCGGGTGGCCGCCGAGCTCGCCGCCGACGAGGAGGACCGGGTGCTGCCCACCCGGGTGCACGCGATCGTGCTGGTCTCCAAGCTGCACAAGCCCACGCTGCGGGCGCTGGCCTTCGCGCAGGCCAGCCGGCCCAACACCCTCGAGGGCGTCTACGTGGCCACCGACAGCGTCGCCACCGCCCGCCTCATGGAGGAGTGGGACGAGCGCCGGATGGACGTGCCGCTCAAGGTGCTGCACTCGCCCTACCGCGAGCTGGTGCGCCCGGTGGTGGAGTACGCCACCGAGATCCGGCGCGCCAACCCGCGCGGCGTCGTCGCCGTCTACATCCCCGAGTACGTCGTCGGGCGCTGGTGGGAGCAGCTGCTGCACAACCAGACCGCGCTGCGGCTCAAGGGCCGCCTGCTCTTCACCCCCGGGGTCATGGTCACCTCGGTGCCCTACCAGCTCCAGTCGTCGCAGATCGCGCGCGAGCGGGAGGCCCGCGACGAGTTCCGGGTGCGCCCCGGCGACCTGCGCAGCGGCCGGGTCGACCCGCGCGGCAAGCGGGGGTCGCGCCGGTGA